In Anabas testudineus chromosome 12, fAnaTes1.2, whole genome shotgun sequence, the genomic stretch GCTCGCCAATTGTCTCAACGTCTTCTTCATCatccatgtttttcttctcacattAAGCCACTGCTTGCACCTGTCATGTTACATCACATTGTAACTTGGAAGAGAGCCGTTTTCCAGAGGGCTTTTACTCTCGGACAACTTTTCGCTTCACATCCCTCGGAATTCAGTGACTCAGTGAATATACACGCAAAATACACGTAATTTGCGTCTAAACGCGCAGATTATCACTACACCCGTACTACCATCGTCCAGGTTACTCTATACGTGTCCTCTACATGCACTCTTGCTGTTATATAAAGCAGCGCTGCTGCGTTTAAGGTTGAAATAGCTGGTATTTGGCTTCAAATCTTCTCGAGGGGTGTCTGTAAACACGAGGCGCACAGTGATGACGTCATGCTCACACTCGGGCGATGAGATTGTGTTCCTCCGCTAAGTCTGCGGAAAACTAGTACTCCATAAAATGACACTCATAATTTGATAAACCATCAAAATAcgtaataattattaatatggTTAGATTAAGTATTGCATGAACACGCTTTACATATGTGACTGATTTGGTTTATACCGTAACTGTTGATGACGATGTTGAGGTGCGTGCGCAATGATCTCAGACAGAGGTTCCGTAAAGCGGTTTCCGCTCTCTCCGGTCCTTTTCCTCCGCTAAAAGGTAACGTGGTCGCTTCGGCTGCTAACAGCCGGTTACTAAAGTAGACTTGTTTTATATCTCTTCCTTTATTTAGGGTCATCAGGAATTATAATTTTGTTCTGTGTATTGTTGTACATCTCATTTGGGTGCAAATGCTCTCCTACAAGGGAGATATGTGAAGAAATTATTGGTGAACGTGTCTGCCTGGTTAGGCCTCGTCCTGCTCAGTCAGTCCTGAGCGCTGAGCTAATGTTAGCAAACCAAACTTCAGTGTGACAGAAGCTTATTGtatcatataaaaatgtgtacagacataaaaaaaaagcactgtaTTTTGTATAACGTTGGCTTATAACTGCCATTTAATTCCCAGGCACTAGCGGCTAATCAGAAATATTGTGAAACTAATCAAATCCTCTTAAAGCAAGGTTAAAAGAGCCTCCAAAAAATGTTAAACGTAACAAATATAAGTACCTACAGCATCATTTGCTAATAAGCTATTTCAGTGACACATGCTCTTGTTTTCTCCAGGTTCATCATGTCGTCCCATTTGCAGTGGATGGTCATCAGGAACTGCTCCAGCTTCCTCATCAAGAGGAACGGACAGACCTACAGCACTGTGAGTAAAATGATCCCACCTGTCTCTGACCTGATCACCACATGGACCAGTGTCCATAATACATGTATGATAATTATAAGTAAATGTGGGGTCGTTCAACAGGAAAGCAACAGTGCCAGAGTTGGAAATTACTACATTTGCTGTATGATTCTCCACTAAAATTAGGGCAGAAATTAATGAAAACGGctgtaaaacattatttgaaGATTCATCTTCTGTTGATCACCAACTCTAAGCTCAATAGCCAAATGTAATAGATGTTTTATGACAGTATAGAATACTGATTGTATACTGTCTTGGAACACAGCATAGCTATCAGTATAAGACAGGACTGATAtttataatgaataaatacattgtcattttttttaagttgtcaGCTGTGACAAGCTCAAGCtggtttattgatttttttctatttatgtgACAGGAGCCCAACAACCTGAAGTCCAGGAACTCCTTCCGCTTCAATGGTTTGGTGCACAAGAAAACTGTaggtgtgcagccagcagctgATGGCaaaggtgttgttgttgtgctgaagAAGCGTGCAGGtaaatactttgttttattccattgtcaggcatttcttttcattaaaataagATTTATTAAGTGACCAGTTGATAAGATGTCATTTAATAAttgcaataaaaatatacattttccaACCTGTCAGCTTTACTTGATAATCTGACTCAAATTGTTTTGaatttacatacatatacaccAGTGATATAATTCACAAACAGCCTTTTCACTTCTTCTGAGTGACTTAGAGTAGAGATGGTTCATGCTCTAAAATGCATAGAGTCAATTAAATTGACAGCTTGTGGTCACAAGCATGAATTCAAATTTGTTTGTtaggtttttcttttaactAATTTGCCAACGTGAATCATGCATGGTGAGTTTCGGTGCACGTCAACACGGCAGTTCATAGAGCAGGTTTACACATATTCAAGAGTTTTTGTTGACTGGCATTATTTGGTTTTGGTTCATTACAGCCATTACTGGAATATATTTATATCTTGGAATGTCTATTTCATGTCTTGTCTTGTTGTACAGGTCAGCATAAACCTGCCAACTCTTACGAGAAGATCACAATCAACAAGAACTCCCGCGCCACCCTCAACAGCGTGAGGCACATCATTCGCAAGAACAAGTACAGGAAGGACCTGCGCATGGTGAGCTTTATTCCAAATAAATGGCAAAAGTATCTAGGTTGTATGATGGGTAATATTTTTCTATAATTGGAGATTGTGTTTCAAAGCTTTCAGGAATGTAATTTGAGTTTAATTTGTTTCTCCCAGGCTGCCCTGCGTCGTGCCAGTGCCATTCTGAAGAGCCAGAAGCCTGTTGTGGTCAAAAAGAAGCGCACCAGGGCTGCCAAGACAGCATAAACTAATAcacaagataaataaataaaagctttttgtttggaaaaaaacacaacattgttCTGAGTCTTAAATTTAACATTATCAATTCAGTATTTCTGTTATATGCCGGGATCTCCCATTGCAAATGTCCCCACTGAGGGACAAATAAAAGCTAATCTTATGAGACTGTACTTATTTGTATAATAATGGATCATAAGTATGAATTGTTGTCAGGCAGATGACAGTACAGGAAGGTGTAGATAAGCAAAACACTGCTGTAGGATCAGTCCCAATCTGGTCAGTGATGGATCAAAACTGGCAGGATGCAGAACATGTTTAACTCACAGCTCAGATATACAGCATAAGAAGACATTTGCCCAGATGCTAAATGCAGCAGTTTATATTGGTAAATTAGTTTTAGTTGTATGTTAACTGTCACTGGTAATTGTGTTAAGTTGCTTTTGCACAAGCTGTAAATGGTTTTGCTGTTGCTGCAAGAAATGGGTCAGTAAGTGGGCACTTAGTTTTAACAACCTACTTTGTGTTGTGCCCTTTGCTAAAAGACCTCAGGAGTAGACTGACCAATGGAGGCCGCCTAACAACAGTGAAGTTGAAAATATGCCATTATTGAATGACTTTAATTACAGTGATGGACTTGTCAAAGCTCCTATGGCTTAGTTACACATAGCTTAACAGAAAGGTTTCAGTGTGTCCATTTACCCTCATTGCTCTGATGTCCCAGTGGTCATGTTGTACTGCATGTGACAGAACAAGCTGCAGCTAATTAAATACCAGGATCGCTGtgctgcattgatttttttttttttttttttttttttttggcctgcAGTGTGGATATTTCTTACCAttgtattaacattttatttggcTGTATTTTATACAAACTCTTGACAAACTTAAACGAAGAGTTGGAGACTGCACAGCTTCAGTTTACAGCatatcattttcttttgaagCAGATCATATCGGAGCATTTTGAGGCCAtttgctgttgtcactgtgtcCACTGATGTGAAAACATTGGATAGATTTTAAAGCAGCCCACTGGCAGCTTTCCACCCATGGCTTTGGAAAACCAAAGGAACCATTGTCACCTCCCCTTGAATTTAAGCGATAAAGTGTCCTCCATGAGTCATTTCAGCAGTGGAACACATTGCTTTCACCTGGGATTCAGCTAAATCTAAAAAGAGGGACGGTGTGGTTTTTGTGAAGATGTGATCGAGGCTGCGGTCGCTATGACAGGACTAAGGCCAGTGCTGTTCTTTATGCCGCTGACTGTGCTGGTCCTGCAAAGTGGGAGTTTTGAACTACAGGATACGATTCATGAACTGATAGAGGAGAACATCCATCTTCATGACCAGCTGGAGAACCTCACTCAGGCACTCAGGGATCTTAAACGGATGCTCTGGCTTCACTCAAATGGTACTCTTTtccatttacagtggcaagaaaaagtatgtcaaccttttggaatttcatgtttttctgcattaatttgtcataaaatgtgatctgatctttatctaagtcaagagtattaacaaatataatgagccaaaaaatataatacaattctggtcttttatgtctttattgagaacaaccatgaaaacctcatagtgctagtggaaaaac encodes the following:
- the rpl28 gene encoding 60S ribosomal protein L28, whose protein sequence is MSSHLQWMVIRNCSSFLIKRNGQTYSTEPNNLKSRNSFRFNGLVHKKTVGVQPAADGKGVVVVLKKRAGQHKPANSYEKITINKNSRATLNSVRHIIRKNKYRKDLRMAALRRASAILKSQKPVVVKKKRTRAAKTA